The Syngnathoides biaculeatus isolate LvHL_M chromosome 20, ASM1980259v1, whole genome shotgun sequence nucleotide sequence GGTTCCACGGTTTTGGGTCGCTCCAGTTGCAGGCAGTCCTGTCTGGATGCTTCCTCGCGGCCGCCGGGAAGCgccgtgagaaggcggcggccgCTTCCTTCTCCGGTCCCTTTCGGGTTTGCGTTTCGCTCGCTGGCTTGAACCACGCTGTGGATTATCACCGAGGATGCGGCATCGTGTATTTGCTCATAAATTACGCAACTCCGAAGACTTGGTGTGGATTTGCGAGACCTATTTCAAAATCAACTCGCAATAAATAAACACCCGTTGGCTCGGGTTGGAGGTGGATCGTAGCACGGCTCGGCACACGCGTTTGGTTGAGGGGAGTTTTTACGGCAGTATGTTGGTGGGTTAGCAGGATTAAATAAAATAGCAGATTTCCACAACGTTTCGGCGAGGAATTGgccaaaaaatgacattttggtgcagattgaaTAAATGGATTTGGCACCTTTTGAAGCCCACTGTTGCCAGTGACAACAGATGGAGGAGCTGtgttgtgggggggtggggggggagttgGCTTTGTCACTTGAACGTCGTTGAACATCGTACCGTTGTACCTCAACTTCCAAGCGTCCTGAGTTTTTTAGATACGAGCAGTCAATTGgtctattttctgccttgtgttgGGAGCATGCATCAGACCCGCGACCTTTCCAATTGAGAGGACAATAAAATGGATCATTAAGATTtgccaaaaaatgtcaaaaattttCTAGGCAATTGTAGCTATTTCGTGACATCCACGTGGATCTctcaatttttaaaacatttaacaatacagtattatttttattataaatccatccatccagtttctgggccgcttatcctcacaagggtcacgggagtgccggcgTCCATCCTGAGTataatcgggcaggaggtggggtacagcctgagctggttgccagccaatcgcagggcacatagaaacgagcaaccattcacaattacacctatgggcaatttagagtctccaattaatcatATAAATTCAGTATCTTGTCTAATGTATGataattgtccatccatccattgtcaaaGTCGCTAAAGTGGTCCCCGCATGTACCGACCGCGTTGGTAACCCTTGCTCTACACCATTATTGAGCcttatttttaattacattttatttattttttccattttgtcgcACAGTCCCGCAATATGTTTATTCCTGCCTTGCTGGGGGTGTCCTGTCTGTTGGAGGCCTCTCTTAAGCACTgaactttttatattttatgggggggggggggggggagacaagaAATACCAGCTTTGTCTCCCTCTGTTGGTCGTTGTCGCAAACTACAAATACAAACATGGCTGACTGCTGTgtattcaagcattttttttcggTCTGATTTCTCCTGTTCGGATGTAATGCTTGCCAATCTTTTAGTAAACATTAAAGCAATAATCGAGTTCACATAAACATGTGAAACCCCTCTTATCTTGCCAATTCATCTTTTTAATGTTCTGATTAAAGGTggaaacattggaaaaaaaccTGACGTTCATTTATGAATTTCATCGCTTGTTTGATTTGATTGGAAAGTTGGATGCTAATAGTGAAAATCAGAGGAAAGTCAATTAATGTTCATTGCTATTTTGTTTAGTTTCACGCTTAACTGAGTACAATAACGTTTGCATTATATCTCCACTAGAGGGAGGCACCGCTCCAATTCCACATTCAGTTTTGTCATGAAGACGCCCAAATCTCAAATAGGACCAAAATCTGAAGTGGAATTTTTTAATCTCCTGTCTTTTGCAAACATGTTCATGTGATgtataattaaaagaaaatataactTTCATAAGCAGTGATGGATTCAACCAGGCCCACCGCTAAGTTTCCCGATTAAAAGTTGACGCCGCATGTGTAATATCACGTTACAGGTGCGCGTACTGACAGTGGAGTTGGCATCCCTGCATCATGGTGAAGACAAAGGCATCCGGGAGGAAGAGCTCTCACTCCGTTCGCCAAgaggtaaggggggggggggtaaccaGAAGCCTGGGAAAAGCAACACAGCAAGCTGGTGTTCTTCTCTAGATTTAATTGGCCGTCGCTCGAGTTATTTTGCTGTATCCATGGCGCTTCAGTAAAGAGTCCAGGTGGCCCACTTTGCGGCGTGCTGATGTTCAGCGAAGCGCCCGAGTGTGGGAGTCATTTATCCCCTTTCAAGGGCAGTGCAGGGACTCGCGGAGTGGGGGAGACGGACGAGGGCGAGCGAGAgaagatgaggataaatcggtGGGTGGAAGTGGAGGTAAGATCGGGAGGCGCAGCAGATTTTGTACACGCGTTGCACGCTCGCGGATTGGTCCGCAGTTGCTTATCCACTGACGGGCGTCCGTGTGTCACGCCGTTAACTCAGCCCCCTGGATGCTAACGATTGATGACGTGACACACGTGCAATTCATTTCGCAACACAAGAATTAGTGACTCCATTAGTCAATTTCAATGTCATCGTACAGCTAATGAAATGCGGCGATACTCAACTAGCAACCGAAGAACAGTCGCTGATGTGTTCCAGACCCACTCGCAATAGCTGAAAATCAGCTGTATCGAAACCACCTGTGAGTGTGATTTTGCCAAATCATTTTGTACTTGTAATACAAGGAACAAGAAGCGGCCTGATGTCCTGATTTAACTTTTGCTGCTTACCATAACCTGGATGGCTGAGAATCAACACAGAAAGCTCATTTTTGGTCTTGTGGCAGGAggttaaaaattatttaaaggtccactgtcatgaattgcatgatttttagtatgttattattggggaaaaaagggcacccggaatggacccatccgttttttccaccacacaacatgattttgacatttatggCTTTGTCATTCCCGggatgaaaatcctctcgagggatttgtttttgagaagaagcaggaagtgacattagtagcagacgcccactcaagcggtctcgtatgttttaCTAGTTTTACCCGCTGGAAGGTTGCTCTTtggtccttcgtgttagccaaaatgccggctcgttgtatttctGGATCTTGTTCgaaaactcgggaggatggattcattcgtcatagttttttaaaaagaccCAGCTcggcgtgaaaaatggattgcacgggtgcaaaggatgagagcttcctgggttccaaatgacatgttggtgtgcatacagctactaaaaaaaaaaacaatagttggtttgggggggggggggtaatcctctcagaatgtaacaaagatccgcatatggaagtcaggggtgctcaatgtgtcgatgtacccgtcggcgcccggacgaggggcacggcttcggccaagctggctcatacatactgtccgggagtctgttgctagttagaagtgatccgcatatcatctaaatatggctggaaacgatAGGGTTTTATtggcccggtcacttcactcgattgtgagatgttctcttttttttttttttttttttaaaaaagagcttcctgtcccacagtaggtggcacggcgtgttttcaatggcgaatgtcccagtgtgacgtgatgaacagaggatgcaggcaatatggcgaccacttggatgtcgaatgagacttccgcaactttgtgcatggatgacgcgctctccgctcatatttattttttttgtatagacaaagtgaatgatgttatgtatttttcattacaatatctattttagaatgtttaggCTAAGGATTTGCAGctttttatttatagttttaCTGCTCTCACTTAAAGCCATTTTTAAGCTTCTGAACACAGTCTTAAAACTTTCAAAACACTTTTCAAGTTTCTTTACCGCCTGTTCTCAAACTTGCACACATCGTTCTCCAGATGAGTAGAGTACTTTAAGCTGTTTGCCGCCCCTACTTGATCTTTGCTTGAAAATTACTGTATGAATTAAGAGAGTCACACATTGTGTATTAAAACACTAACATGTCCGCTGTCGTCATGCTaacatattttgtaaaatgcaACCGCACCATAGAGTTACATATAACCAAACTGTGCTAGCTCAATCCTAACAGTAAAAGTGAAACAAGATACCCAGGTTAGCATTGGTGTCTTGTTTACCCTCTCGGTCTGGTACTGTCCCCTCAGCCAGCGACAGAGGAAAGTCCAGACCGTCCAAACATCCAACTCTCCCCGCCGTCGAACTGCTCATCAGACCACCTCTGCTCTCCCGCTCCCACCGACGGGGCGGCTAAAAATCCCCAAGAAGCACCGCCGGACGCCCAGGCAAAGGGCGACTGCTCTGCCCAAGCCAAGCCCCTGTGGCGGCCAATCCCCCCTCTGCTGCCAGAGCCTGACACGGGGGCCGCACCCGACTCCCAGGACCAGAGCTGCCAGACAGAGGAGTGGCTGCACCAGACCTCCAGTAGCACTCATAACGCGGGTAACCATCCTAAGATTTGGGAGACAAAGCTGCTAGTAAGAGTCGCAAGTTCCAATGCTCTTCGTTATTTTGCATCATTGAAGGTCACTGTGTGGAGCCCGGAGACCCTCCTGTGCTCCAGCAGCCCCTGCACACCTCCAAATCTGGAATTCACCAGATCATTGAATGCTTTCGTTCAGGTTTGGAACACACCCTATTCATAATATTTGCGAGTCAGTGAGCGTTGTGCTGCTCATTGCGGTGTGCGCGCATGCGCCACCCTGTAGGAGTATAACACGGATATGCAGCATGTATTTTTGCCGCAGTGGATGAAAAATATATGCCCGTGAGTATTGATCGATTTTGAACACAGCctttgatagtttttttttttttttttcgcttgcAGGCACCAGCCAGCTGAGGCACATGCTGCTGAGGGAGGTGGACACCATCTTTGAGTGTAAGGTGTGTCGAAGTCTCTTCCGAGGCTTGCCCAACCTCATCACGCACAAGGAGTACTACTGCCTGTCACGGCTGCCCGAGTACGACGGTGAGCGCTCGCCCTTGGTTGCCTTCACAATGAAGTGTTACAGTATCCGACTGTGTCAACATTTGGGATTTTGATGCGGTGTGCCAAATGTGAAGGCACAAAACATCCCAGCAGTTCTTTTTCCAAATAGAACTCGAGCAcccacgtcataaaatcacgtgacttttgtttgtttacgtcgccatattgccggtcaagctaagcattgctcaatgctaagtcggttggagacgacacggaaatgtgtcttgtccgatactgtcagacatttagcaggtgaaaataaacgacggcacgtggaaaaattagataaactcggcgtagagaacccatatttaatgcagagGTCGACGTTTTCAgccataagaaattggacttaattcgcttctgcttgtcttggacaactggatctacacatggatctggtgagtaaatcgtcgagatttacacggaaaagattgaaagtgtagaaaagtttggacgcatacgaatactttgttgctggatctgatctcaatcaggaataattcccacatagtgatggttttgacggcttgtgaatgcAGAAGCGTGTTcgcccacacgttaacctttgccggaatccgtcgatcttttcagctagtattcaatacaaatgccaatatttaaataaatgacccctggttttacacaaactcacattcattaactgtgattggggaaaaaaaatgacggaaTCATCTCCTCGCAACGTACACGGTTGaggtcacacttaacctctgtcaacttctgcgacagtttttttttttttttttttttttcgcttgcAGGCACCAGCCAGCTGAGGCACATGCTGCTGAGGGAGGTGGACACCATCTTTGAGTGTAAGGTGTGTCGAAGTCTCTTCCGAGGCTTGCCCAACCTCATCACGCACAAGGAGTACTACTGCCTGTCACGGCTGCCCGAGTACGACGGTGAGCGCTCGCCCTTGGTTGCCTTCACAATGAAGTGTTACAGTATCCGACTGTGTCAACATTTGGGATTTTGATGCGGTGTGCCAAATGTGAAGGCACAAAACATCCCAGCAGTTCTTTTTCCAAATAGAACTCGAGCAcccacgtcataaaatcacgtgacttttgtttgtttacgtcgccatattgccggtcaagctaagcattgctcaatgctaagtcggttggagacgacacggaaatgtgtcttgtccgatactgtcagacatttagcaggtgaaaataaacgacggcacgtggaaaaattagataaactcggcgtagagaacccatatttaatgcagagGTCGACGTTTTCAgccataagaaattggacttaattcgcttctgcttgtcttggacaactggatctacacatggatctggtgagtaaatcgtcgagatttacacggaaaagattgaaagtgtagaaaagtttggacgcatacgaatactttgttgctggatctgatctcaatcaggaataattcccacatagtgatggttttgacggcttgtgaatgcAGAAGCGTGTTcgcccacacgttaacctttgccggaatccgtcgatcttttcagctagtattcaatacaaatgccaatatttaaataaatgacccctggttttacacaaactcacattcattaactgtgattggggaaaaaaaatgacggaaTCATCTCCTCGCAACGTACACGGTTGaggtcacacttaacctctgtcaacttctgcgacagtttttttatttttttaattacccattgttctcaaataagccaatttagcattataaatactttttggtaatttgagatcgagaagaataattcctacctgaattGAAGTGGTCGCTACaaaggcgtgtgtgtattttggttgggcaccatccgtcacatttaattgccaaaatccattgatattttcagctagtattccatagaatgatctctctgaatatctgtctcgtctgttgtgacaaccaacagcaacaacaagtctcgggtattgtgacTTTTCTGCTCCGGATTAATGTCCCCCGCAcattgtcgagcagctctttttgaccagcaatatggcgccgtgaaaatggtgacgtcacgtgcacgagcgcgatggcatttttgtttttctgtgttaAATCTGCTGCCGAGTGCAGTCATGGAAGAAGAACAGAAGAACTCTTGGCTTGTGTGACTATTAAGTTGCCCAATGCACACTTTTTAATACTTCTCAATTTCAAGCCTATTATCAGTGCCTGAGAGGGTGTTGATGAGTGactgcaaagtatttttttttttctcgcttttGGAGACTTTCCCCAGCAAATGCGACCTGTTAAAAGCGTTTTTACTCTGTGTAATCGGCAGGCGATGACCGACAGAGCATCGCCCTTCAGGATTTGACGGACATCATCTATCACAGAGGGGAGCGACCGGACTACGTGATGCGACTGGAGCCCATCCAGACCACCAGCAAGGCCGTGTACCAGTACCTTACCACAGAGGATGAGATGGCTCGGTATCCGTCACGTGCGCCCAGGTGGTGGCGATGAAGCGCTCACTCGACTTTCCATTTCCTCGCCCTCACCGCCACTGATTGCATTTGTCACCTGTCGCTCACAGCGCCAGGGATAGTCCGGTCGCCTGGGACGGAGAGACGGGGGAGGCTGAAAACAACCAGGCGGGCCAGCCGCGAGGTCCAGAGAGTCCAGCGCACAGCCAGCATAGCCAGGGCCGGAAGAAATGGGACGCAGATGAGGTGGAGGGAAAAGAAGAGGCAGCGGAGCCTGAGGACGAGGAATCCACTAGTGGGGTCGGTGGCACACATCACATGCCAATCAATCATGGTGAGGGGGACACGTTAGGGTAAACGACATCATCAAGCCATACTTCTCCTCTGTCCAGGTGGAGGATGTGTCGATTTCGTGCTGTCTGTGCGGACAGGACTTCAACTCGCGCCGCAGCATCCGACGACACTGCCGTAAAATGCACCAGACCAAGCTGGAGGAGCTCCGCAAGTTCACAGAGACGCGGACGGTCCCGACCAGCCTGCTCTCCATGGTCAAAGGTTAGTCATATTTCGCGCATTTGTTGTAAGTGTATGTACATTTGTACTTTGGTCAATAATACCTCGGAAGTTAttggaatgttgttgtttttttaaagggattATTCTGCGATCAACGATTAATAAAGTAAtcggacaaaaaaatgaatttagcaTTATTAAATAGCGAAATGTGGATCTGAGTTGCATATAGTATTTTTGCACACTTGCGTTCGTCATCCTCACATTTCATACTAAGAATGTTGTTACTTTGACTTAACTGCCGTTGACAATATTAAGGTACCGCTGcatgtactttttttcaaagtaaaagtagCTGAAAGTGTTCATTCATATGAAGGTCGGCCACAGTCCATAAACACACCACCCGGAAAGTCGTGCCCGGTGTGCCACAAAGTGTTTGCCACCAAAACCAACGTGCGCCGCCACTTCGACGAGGTGCACCGCGGCCTGCGGCGGGACGCCATCACCCCCGCCATCGCCTCCAGGCCCGGCCAGCCTCTGTCTCTTGAGGCCACCCCCACCAGGAAGGGAAACAGCGCCTCGCCGCCGCGCGGTAGCGGCTCCAAGTCCGCCCCCGTCAACATCAGAGCGGCCCTCTCGAACAAGAACCGGCCGAAGCCTCCAAAGCAAACTCCGGCCTCCCCGCAGGGGACGACCCAGGTGCCGAGCCGTTGCACGCTTTGCAAGAGGAACTACAGCTCGCAGGTTAGCCTTTCCAGTCGCTCATTTTTTTGCTTAGTTTTGGATTTGCTTTATTAGGTCTaggccaggggtgctcaatgcgtcaatcgcgatcgaccagtcgattgtgaggcagtcttggtcgatcgcagaacagcgtaccaaaaaaaaaaaagacgtcatccAATGTTCCCTTAAACTGCgtgcaaaaaaaccaaaataatccaaggcaaattgaaagtacaagATATagttattcagtttgtggcatatTCCAATGTGATTTATTGAGTAAGGGACGACTGGTTGCtgcatccaatggcacaattcacatacgtactgtaaaaaaatgaaaagaagaaaccactggtttcttttaggcagcacacggacaacgactgctgctcctccgccacactttttttcctagtttaccttagtTTACCCGCCCCACACTTAAAGacgtgcactcataattacaaatgttacagtacttatgcagcccatcaatgtgttttatagcatccaccaccgctactttagttagaaacacagtctgggcaacggagagcaaagacgagctagacatgctgcttatgtttacttctGATATTATTGgagaacgttaaaaaaaataaatgctgttgttttaagatgcaatgacagtTGGAGTAtgcaaataattgaagaaaaagtggttaaattggatgagattttctctttttccgagtgggaatgGTCTGgactgaagccaaagtagaaagtgcaggatgagatggtgtcattttaaaaatccaccttttgatccaggatgaaagcacagacaatacagtgcacaaaaagctaattctgtattttaaatattggaggaaacataacattaaccttgcTTGAAAGTAGCTGCTTGAAaattagatcttggggtaaaaaaaagtctgggcacccttggACTCGGCACATGcactattttcaaaataaaacttcagCTGATCTGCTTCCCTTTGCGTCTTGTCTTTCAGCTCATGTTGAAGAGGCACATGCGCATCGTCCACAAGATTTACAGCGTCAAAAGCAATCGATCGATGACCACGTTAACCTCCGAGCAAACAACACCGGCGACCACCAACAGCACCAACAGAGCTCCACCGAGTAACAGCGTCCAAGTCAAAGAGGAAGCGGCTGAAGCCTCAGAGGATGAGCAAGACGAAGATGAGGTCACGGACCAAAGTCCGCCCGCATCTCCCGCTCACAGCATCGGGTCGGCGAAAAGTGCCTCCGTTGCCCCCAGCGCCCCGAAGGTAAAGGAAGAGGAGACCCCGTGGAGCTCAAGGGCGGCAGTCGGCGCGTCCGCTGTGGGTCAGGCGGCGAAAACCAAACTGTCGGTGGGCTTTGACTTCAAGCAGCTCTTCTGCAAGCTCTGCAAACGCCAGTTTAGCTCGCGTCAGAACCTGTCCAAGCACATTGAGCTGCACATGGACGGCAACGACATCTTCATCAAGTTCTACCGCTGCCCGCTCTGCCGCTACGAGTCGCGCCGCAAGCGGGACGTCCTGCGCCACGTCACGGTGGTGCACAAGAAGTCGTCGCCCTACCTGGCCAAGATTATGCCCAAACTGGAAAGCCGGGCGGTGAAGAGGCTCGCTGAGTCAGTCCTCAACAACGCCAACCCCAAAAGAACGGGCGCCGGCAAGGGGGAAGTGAACGGGCGCCACCCGCCGACCACGCCCTCTCCTTGCCCGTCGCCTCCCGTCACCCGCAAGCAAGACGGCGCCGCGTCTGCGTCCTCGGCGCAGCCTCCTGCCCCCGCTCGGAAAACGCCTGAGCCGTCGTCTCAGACTCGCGCCCCCTCGCCGCCCGTCACGCGGAAGCAAGAGAGGCAACAGCCCCCCCAGACTCGCCCCGTCAGTCCCCCGATGACTCGCCGCAGCGACAAACACTCGCACCATCGCAACTCGTCCTCCGGCTTGGCGGCGCACACTCGCCGTCACGACGCAACGTCTGAGATGAGCGGCGCCTCTGGATCTTCCTCCACCGAAGTGCGAGTGACCAAGAACTTCTCCTTGCACGCCTGCGACCAGTGTGGGCGCGCCTTTGCAAAGAAGGTACCATCTCCACTACCTTCATTACTACTCTGTGTTTAAATATTAATCCAAGACACTGTTTCAGTTTAAACTTCAGCACTGCACTCAAGTGTtggaaaacaagacaaaacctACTCAAATGTTTTGCACGTTAAAccccaagtgtcatccttataaacattctaaaatagatattgtaatgaaaaatacacgtaacattattcacttcaatgtcaatacgaaaaaataaatatgagcggagagcgcgtgtCATCAATAGGCAAACTTGCGGAACTGCCATtcaacgacatccaagtggttgccatattggctgcatcttctgcctgcgatgtcacactgggacattcgccattgaatggacgctgtggcccctactatgggagacgaacacgccccttctggcactgaagttcttttcgaagaagagaacatctcacaaccgagtgaagtgaccggggcaatattaccctattgttttgagccatatttagatgatacgcggatcacggccaaaccacatccccgcccgatccacctccgcgcggcggtgataaaaatgacaacgcCGTGGCCAAtacgcctccctgtccgatacACTTCCGCATTGGAGATGACCCACCACGGCCCAGCGCtgcgacaagccaccccggcggctggcttggccttgtcgacaaggccgacgacgattcacaaggcctgtggaggccgtccttcagcgcctgctgcacggaagccgtccgatgTGCACAttaacacatttagcacccctgacttacgaattacgccccccccaaactatttttttttttttagtagctctacacacacctacctgtcatttggacccCACGcagctctcgtcttttgcacctgtgcaatccgtttttcatgacgaaccgggtctctcggAAACctctgaagggtaaatccatccacccgagtgttcaagcaatatccagcaatacaacaagccggcattttggctaacacgaaggaacaaagagagctaccttcccgcaggtaaaactaatagaaacaaacgagtccgcttgaacGCGCAAcgtgacttcctgcttcttctcgaaaacaaatccctcgagaggattttcatggcgggagttacaaaaaaaccatatacgtcaaaaccaCGTTTTCTGGTGGGGGGTgttattttcattaataacgtaaaaatcattcatttcatgacagcagATTGAGTCTAAATGTTTGAAACCAAGCATGCGTTGTACTTGGGATTACGTGTCAATTAGCACCAATAGACCTTCGACTTTGCATTTTTGGAGGCACCAGAGGACTGGAGTGGAATATTCCCCAACTCCACGTGACTCAATTTTGTCGTCTGTTCCCAGTTGTACCTGGAGTCTCACAAGCGAAGTCACCGCAACGCGGTGACGGCGGCGGCCAGCAGGGGGAAAGGCGTCAGCACGCGCTCCAAGTCGTTGGtgtggtgaacaacaacaagcgCAGTGTAAGAACATTTCTCCGGACACTTTTGCCTGCACTCCTTCTTCGCTCCTCCAGACGTTATCCTTTCTTCCACCGCTCCCCCCTCGAGCCCGCCACATtcaccacacaaaaaaagtacttgAGTTTTGTGGCTTAAGAGGCgcgtttgtgtgcatgttttttttttttttccccccctctgctGTGAAGTGCTGAGACGAAACGTCTACCAGCTGTTTTTCCTTTTATGTTGATGTGAAATCGAGCTTTTTGTCTAACCCCTCTTCTTTATCATCCAGCGTTCTTCTCCTTCTACACCCTCGCTAGAAGAGTCCGCGGGCACAATGGACGCCTCAGAAAGttgattttaaaatgtgggAAAGTGGACCAACACCGCAGgtcgtgaagaaaaaaaaaagcataaggtgtatatatatatatatatatatatatatatatatatatatatatatatatatattttttttttttttttttgcagaagagaattgaaatgaaattttgGGGGTCTGATGTAAATCTAGAGCACTGGTCGGGAACCATATCTGGGTCTTTTGATGGTTGGGTATGGCTCGCACAGCCCTCATCACGACATACTGCACGTGTCATTTCTGTCGCGTAGCTTTTAGTAAGAGTGGAGAGAGGAATTCACCTTTGTGGAGAAAGAAGCTTCCTTTG carries:
- the znf800b gene encoding zinc finger protein 800b — its product is MFSEAPECGSHLSPFKGSAGTRGVGETDEGEREKMRINRWVEVEPATEESPDRPNIQLSPPSNCSSDHLCSPAPTDGAAKNPQEAPPDAQAKGDCSAQAKPLWRPIPPLLPEPDTGAAPDSQDQSCQTEEWLHQTSSSTHNAGHCVEPGDPPVLQQPLHTSKSGIHQIIECFRSGTSQLRHMLLREVDTIFECKVCRSLFRGLPNLITHKEYYCLSRLPEYDGEPGDDRQSIALQDLTDIIYHRGERPDYVMRLEPIQTTSKAVYQYLTTEDEMARYPSRAPSARDSPVAWDGETGEAENNQAGQPRGPESPAHSQHSQGRKKWDADEVEGKEEAAEPEDEESTSGVEDVSISCCLCGQDFNSRRSIRRHCRKMHQTKLEELRKFTETRTVPTSLLSMVKGRPQSINTPPGKSCPVCHKVFATKTNVRRHFDEVHRGLRRDAITPAIASRPGQPLSLEATPTRKGNSASPPRGSGSKSAPVNIRAALSNKNRPKPPKQTPASPQGTTQVPSRCTLCKRNYSSQLMLKRHMRIVHKIYSVKSNRSMTTLTSEQTTPATTNSTNRAPPSNSVQVKEEAAEASEDEQDEDEVTDQSPPASPAHSIGSAKSASVAPSAPKVKEEETPWSSRAAVGASAVGQAAKTKLSVGFDFKQLFCKLCKRQFSSRQNLSKHIELHMDGNDIFIKFYRCPLCRYESRRKRDVLRHVTVVHKKSSPYLAKIMPKLESRAVKRLAESVLNNANPKRTGAGKGEVNGRHPPTTPSPCPSPPVTRKQDGAASASSAQPPAPARKTPEPSSQTRAPSPPVTRKQERQQPPQTRPVSPPMTRRSDKHSHHRNSSSGLAAHTRRHDATSEMSGASGSSSTEVRVTKNFSLHACDQCGRAFAKKLYLESHKRSHRNAVTAAASRGKGVSTRSKSLVW